ACGTCCCCGGCGACGAACCGGTTCTCATACGCCAGTGTCTTCTTGACGCCCGGGTGTCGCGGATCCGTTGTGCCGTAGGTCTTTTCCGCCAGGCGTTGCAGGTCGTACTTGTAGATCTCGGTGACGTCGAGGATGGCCATCGGGGTCCCGAGATATTCGAGGACCACGCTGCCGCCCTCGGTGATGTCCAGCCGCTCGATGTCGTCTTCGGAAATGTCGAACACGATCGGGATGCTCCACAGCGTCCCGTCCGGCAGCGCCAACTTGTCCAGCGTGGTGTCGACCTCTTGCCGGCCCATGAACCCGGTCAGCGGTGTGAAGAACCCGTAGGAAAGGCTGATGACCTCGTGCGCGGTGGCCTTCGAGATGGGGACGCGCGGAAGCCCTTTGATCTGTCCGGCCGCGTCGTCCGTAAACACTCTTTCCACGATCGGTTTCCCATTGTGACCGTGATAGTCCATCCCATGACCTCGCTTAGCGGTGTGTGTCAGGCCCTTGGCAGGCAGTTGCGCGGGCGGGGACAACGCCCGCCGTCTCGAGATAAAAGATCACTTCCTCGGCCAGCGTGTCCGCATCCTTCGTGCTGCCCTCGAGCCGCAACTCCGGGCTCAGCGGGGCTTCGTAGGGATCGTCGATTCCGGTGAATCCCCGGATCTCACCTGCCCGGGCCTTCTTGTACAGCCCCTTCGGATCACGCTGCTCACAGATCTCTATCGGGGTGTCGACGAAGATCTCGAAGAAATCGCCGTCGCCGAGGGTGGCGCGGACAGCGTCGCGGTCGCGCCGGTACGGGCTGATGAAGGCCGTCACGGAGACCACGCCGGCATCGCAGAACAACTTCGCGACCGCCCCGAGGCGCCGGATGTTCTCCTCACGGTCCTCGGCGGAGAATCCCAGGCCGAACCGCTTGGCGAAATCGGTTCCGTGGCGCTCTTGCAGAAGGTTGGGCCCGGCGTTGAGCCCGTGGCGGACGTTGTCCCCGTCCAGCAGGTAGCTCCGCACGCCGCGGTCGTACAGCTTCCGCTCGACGATGTTCGCGATCGTGCTTTTACCGCTGGCGCTCAGCCCGGTGAACCAGATGACACAGCCCTTGTGGCCGTTGAGCCGTTCGCGTGCCTCGCGAGAGATGTGGTGCTCGTGCCACGTGATGTTGTCGGACATCCTCAGCTCCTCGCAGGGCCCCACCGCGCTCATGCGTTGACACGCCTGCAACACCCATGCGCGGCATGGCTCGCAGTGAAAACGGACTTTACGCAGTCTACAAGTAAAGATGGTCAATTTAGGGCGGGTTTAGCCTACCCGGGGTTGCCCGGCAGGCCCCGCGGCTGCGGTCAGGATGCCGGCGATGCCGCTTGGGATGCGGCCAGCTCGTCGCACAGGTGCTCCGCCAGATCACGAACCGTGGTGATCTTGGTGGGGCTGATGCGCACACCCGTTTCGGTTTCGATGCGGGTTCGCAGCTCCAGATTGCCGAGCGAATCCAGCCCATAGTCGGACAGCGGACGATCCGGATCGATTGTGCGCCGCAGCAATAGACTGATCTGGCCGGACACCAGGCGACGGATGGCGCTGGGCCATTCCTCGCGCGGCAGCGCATTGAGTTCGGCCAGGAATTTGCCCGTGTCCCGGTTGCCGTGCCCCATCGACTGGAACGCCTCCGCGAAGCGGCTGCGTTGGGCGAACGAGGTCAGCCAGGGCGTTCCCATGAGCGGCGCGTAGCCGGAGTAGGGGCGGTCGTGGCGCAGCAGGGATTCGAACGCGTAATACCCCTCCGAAGGCTTGATCGCGATGCCGGCCTCTTCCGCCAGGGCCGTCGCGCGCCCGACCTGGGACCATGCGCCCCAGGCGATCGCGCTACCCGGCAGCCCCTGGGCGCGGCGCCAGTGAGCGAACGCGTCCAACCAGCTGTTGGCCGCCGCGTACGCGCCCTGCCCCGGGGAGCCGACCAGCGCGGCGGCCGAGGAAAACGAGCAGAACCAGTCCAGCGGCTGCCCGGCTTTTCGTTCCCGCAAGGCTTGATGCAGGTTCCACGCGCCGTAAACCTTTGGCGCCCAGCACCGGTCGATGAGCTCGTCGGTGACGTTGGTCAGCGTGGCGTCCTCGACGACCGCCGCCGCGTGCAGCACCCCGCGTACCGGCAGACCCGTGGCCGTCGCGCAGGCCACCAGGCGTTCGGCCGTGCCGGGCTCGGCGATGTCGCCACACTCCACCGCGACGTCGGCCCCACCGGCGCGCAGACGCTCGATGGCCTGCCGTGCGTGCCCGTCGGGCGCCGAGCGGGAGTTGAGCACGATCCGTCCGGCACCTCGAGAGGCCATCTCACCGGCCAAGAACAGCCCCAGGCCGCCGAGACCGCCCGTGACGATGTAGGCGCCGTCGGCGCGGAACGGCCGCACCTGCTCCGGGGGGACCGCGGCGACACTGCGTCCCGCGCGCGGCACGTCGAGCACCACCTTGCCGGTGTGCCCGGCGGCGCCGACCAGGCGGACCGCGGCGGCCGCGTCGTGGATCGGGTAGTGCGTGGTGCGCGGCAGCGCGAGCTCGCCGTCGGCCGTGCGTTGGTAGACGGTGGTCAGCAGGCGGCGAACCGTCTCGGGGTGGCTGAACGTCAGCAACGCGAGGTCGACCGCGAACAGGGACAGGTTACGGCGGAACGGGAACAGCCCAAGATGCGTGTCGCGGTAGATGTCCCGCTTGCCCAGTTCGATGAATCGCCCACCGAAGGCCAGCAACTCGATTCCCGCGCGCTGCGCCGCGCCGGGCAGGGAGTTGAGCACCACGTCGACGCCGTATCCGCCGGTGTCGCGGCGGATCTCATCTGCGAACTTCGCGCTGCGCGAGTCGTACACGTGCTCAATCCCCATGTCCCGCAGCAGTTGCCGGCGCTGGGGGCTGCCCGCGGTCGCAAAGATCTCGCAGCCCGCGGCCCTGGCGATCGCGATGGCCGCCTGCCCGACGCCTCCGGTGCCGGAGTGGATCAGCACCTTGTCGGTCGGCGCGATGCGGGCCAGGTCATGCAGGCCGTACCAGGCGGTCGCCGAGGCGGTGGGCACGGCGGCGGCGTCTTCCGGCGCCATGCCGGGCGGGAGGCTGACGGCGTGCCGGGCGTCGGCGATGACGAAGGTGCCCCAGCAGCCGTTGCGGGACAGGCCGCCGACGCGGTCGCCCACTTTGTGCTCGGTGACGTCCGGGCCGACGGCGGTCACCACACCGGCGAAGTCGCCGCCCAATTGTTGTTGGTAGCCCTCGAAGGTGGGGTAGCGACCGAAGGCGACCAGCACATCGGCGAAGTTGACGGTCGTCGCGGCGACGGCGACCTCGATCTCCCCCGGCCCCGGCGGCACGCGGTCGAACGCGGTGAACTCCAGCGATTCGAGGTCGCCCGGGGTGCGGATCTGCAGGCGCATGCCGTCCCGCTCATGATCGACGACCGTGGTTTGCCGTTCGGCCGGGCGCAGCGGGCCGGGCCGCAGCCGCGCGGTGTACCACTGCCCGTCGCGCCACGCGGTCTCGTCTTCTTCCGAGCCGCTCTTGAGTTGCAGCGCGACGTGATCGGGTCCGGTCGAACCGTCGACGTCGATTTGGGTGGCGCTCAGGTGCGGGTGCTCGGAATCGATCACCCGCAACAGCCCGCGCAGCCCGGTCTGCTCGAGGTTGACCACATCACCGGCGGCCACGTTCGCCGCGTTCCTGGTCACCACGAAGAGCCGGGGCGACTGACCGGGCAGCTCGGAGAGCTCACGGGCGATGGCCACCACGTGCGACACGTAGTCGCGGCCGCGCCGCGTTTGGTCGGCACCCCCGGCCCGCTGTGCGGTCACCACGACGACACCGGTCAGGCCCTTGAGCGGCCCGTGCCCATTGGAGGCGGCCAAACCGCCGCCGGACAGCAGCGTGCGCAGCTGGGCGGTTTGCGCCGACCCGAGCGGCAGGGACATCGTGGTGCATTGCGCGCCATCGGAATTCAACGCCTCGCCCAGTTGCGCCGTCAGCGAATCCGTCACGTCGCACGCGCTGAGCAGCAGCCACCACCCCGGCTCGGCACCGGACGGGTCCGGGAGTTGACGGGGCTCCCATTCGACGGTCAACAACCGCTCGTTGAGCAGCCGGTGCGCCTGCTCGCGCTCGGAGACCCCGCCGGCCAGCCGCAGCCCCTCGACGGTGAGCAGCACGGCGCCGGACGGGTCCAACACGTCGATGTCGGCTTCACACTCGCCGGGGCCGGACGACGTCACCCGGGCGAGGCAGTATTGCGCGTTGCGCGCCGAGGAATGGCTGCGCAGCCGGCGCACGCCGACGGGCAACAGCAGGCCGCCCGCGCTCGCCCGCTGCACCACGGGATGCACGACCACCGACTGGAAGCACGCGTCGAGCAGGGCGGGGTGGACGGTGTAGCCGGACTGCTGCGAGCGGATCGCCCCGGGCAGCGCGACCTCGGCGAGCACCGTGGCGGCGTCCCCGTCGGCGACGAGCGCGGCGGCCAGACCCGAGAAGGCCGGGCCGTACTGAATCCCGATCGCGTCGAAGGCCTTTCGCAATTCGGCCCCGTCCATGCCGGACGGGTGATTGGCGATCAGCGTGGCCATGTCGTGGGCGGGCGGCTGATCCGGCCCGGCCTCGTCCGTTTCTTCCGGGGCGCGCAGGACCGCGCCCGCCCGGCGAACGCGTTCGCCGTCCTCGTGGGTGTCCACGGTGAACTCGAGAACACCGGGCGCGGCGACCGTCGCGGCCGAGGATGCCCGCGTCTGGCCGTCCAGCAACAGCGTCTGCTCGAAGGTGATGTCTGCGACCTCGGACCGGTCGCCGAGGGCGGCGCGCGCGGCGGCCAGCGCCATCTCGCAGTAGGCGGCGCCGGGAAGCGCTGCCACGTGGTGGATTTGGTGGTCGCCGAGCCATGGGTGCGCCTCGGTGCCGACGTCGCCCTGCCAGACGTGGCGCTCGGGTTCCTCGAGCAGGTGCACGTGCGCACCGAGCAGGGGATGGACGGCCTGGACCGAGGCGCCGTGCGCCTGCTCCACCGACTCGCGGCTGAGCATCAGCCTGCGGCGGGTCCACGTCGGGAGCGGGGCGTCGAGCAGGCGACCCGTCGGGTACTGCACCGAGAAGTCGACCGCCGCACCGGCGCTGTGCACGTCGGCGACGAAACCGCGCAAGCCGGCCGGCAACTCCTGCTCCCGGCGCATGGCCGCCAGCGCCACGATGGGCATGTCCAGGCTGGCGGCGTTCTGCTCGACGGCGTGGGTGAGCAGCGGATGCGGCGCCAACTCCCCGAAGACGCGGAAACCGTCCTTGAGGGCCGCCTGCACGGCCGCCGCGAATCGCACTGTGTAGCGCAGGTTTTCGGCCCAGTAGTCACCGGTGAACGACGGCCGTTCGCGGGGGTTCCACAGCGTCGCCGAGTAGTAGGGGACTTCCGGCTCCCTCGGCTCGAGTCCGGCGAGTGCCTCGATGAGTTCGTCGAGGATCGGCTCCACCTGCGGTGAGTGCGAGGCCACGTCCACCGCCACCTCGCGCGCCATCACATCCTGCTCCTGCCAGGCCGCGACCAGGTCCCGAATCGCCTGCGCGTCGCCGCCGACGACCGTCGACGTGGGTGAGGCGACGACGGAGAGGACGACGTCGGTAATGCCGCGAATGGACAGTTCCGACAGCACCTGTTGGCCGGGCAGTTCCACCGACGCCATGGCGCCGCTGCCGGCGATCCGCACCATCAGCCTCGAGCGCCGGCAGATGACACGCACCCCGTCTTCCAGCGACAGACCGCCGGCGACGACCGCCGCCGCGGATTCACCCAGCGAATGCCCGATCACGGCGCCCGGACGCACCCCATAGGACTTCATCGCCTCGGCCAGCGCGACCTGCATCGCGAAGATCGTCGGCTGCACCCGGTCGATGCCGGTCACTACCTCCGGCACCGACATCGCCTCGGTGACCGAGAACCCCGATTCCGCCGCGATCAGCGGCTCCATCGCGGCGATCGTCGCGGCGAACACCGGCTCGCGCGCCAGCAGTTCGGCGCCCATACGCGACCACTGCGAACCCTGCCCGGAGAACACCCACACCGGGCCGCGGTCGTCCTGCCCGACGGCGGGCCCGTACGGGATGTCGCTGTCGGCGACGCCGCGCAGGGCCGCGCTCAGTTCGCCGAAGTTGCTCGCCGACACCACGGTTCGCACCGGCCGGTGTGCGCGGCGGCGCGCCAGCGTGTAGCCGAGGTCCCGCAGGCCCGTGTCACCGGCGTGCTCGTCGACCCAAGCGGCCAGCCGGGCGGCGGTGACGCGCAGTTGCTCCGCGGAGGTGGCCGATACCGGAAACAACAACGCCCCGCCGAGGTTCGGCGCGGCCGTCGGCTCGGCGGGCGCATGTTCCGGTGCCTGTTCTAGAACGGCGTGCACGTTGGTGCCGGACATCCCGTACGACGACACCGCCGCGCGCCGCGGGTGCCGGCCGTCGGTGGGCCACGGCGTGTTGGCCTGCGGCACGAACAGTTCCGTCTCGATCCGGGCGATCTCGTCGGGCAGGCGGGTGAAGTGCAGGTTCCGCGGCACCGTGCCGTGCTGCAGGGCAAGGATCGCCTTCATCAACCCCAGCGGTCCGGAGGTTGACTGCAGGTGCCCGAAGTTCGTCTTCACCGAACCCAGCGCGCAGGGCCCCCCGGTTCCGTACACGGCGGCCAGGCTCGAGTATTCGATCGGGTCCCCCACTGGGGTGCCGGTCCCGTGCGCCTCGACGAAGCCGACCGTGGTGGCGTCGACGCCGGCGACATCCAGGGCCTTTTGGTAGACGGCCACCTGGGCGGTCTCCGAGGGCGCCGCGATGCTCACGGTGCGGCCGTCCTGGTTGGCGGCGGTGCCGCGCAGTACGGCCAGGACGCGGTCCCGGTCGCGTTGCGCGTCGTCGAGCCGCTTGAGCAGCAACATGACGCAGCCCTCGCCCGACACGAAGCCGTCCGCCTGCGCGTCGAAGGCGTGGCAGCGGCCGGTCGGCGACAGCATGCCCTGCAGCGATCCCGAGACGGACTTCCGCGGCTCCAGGGTCACGACGACGCCGCCGGCCAGCGCGAGATCGCTTTCACCGCTGTTCAGGCTGCCGCAGGCCTGGTGGACGGCCATCAACCCCGACGAGCACGCGGTGTCCACGGTGACCGCCGGGCCGTGCAGACCGAGGGTGTAGGCGACCCGCCCCGACGCGAAGCTGTTGCTGGTGCCGGTGAATCCGTACGGGCCCTCGGCGGCGCCGCAGTCGGCGGACAGCAGTTCGTAGTCGCCGTGCGTCAGCCCGACGAAGACGCCGGTCTGTGAGCGGGACAGGCCGGCGGGATCGAGGCCCGCGTGCTCGATGGCGTCCCAGGACGTTTCCAGCAGCAGGCGGTGTTGCGGGTCGATCGCGGTGGCTTCGCGCTCGGTCATGCCGAAGAAATCGCAGTCAAAGCCGCCGACGTCGTCCAGGAAGGCCCCCCACCGCGTCACCGAGCGGCCGGGCACGCCGGGTTCGGGGTCGTAGTACAGGTCCGCGTCCCACCGGTCGGCGGGAATCTCCCCCACGAAATCGTCGCCGCGCAACAATGCCTCCCACAGCTGTTGCGGAGAATCGATGCCGCCGGGAAGTCGGCAGGCCATACCGATGACGGCAACGGGTGTGGCAGTTGCGGCACGCAATGTGTGCGGTCCCCTGTTCTCGCCCAACGGCGTTGGGCGGTCGGCGGCCATAACGCTCAGCAGAGCCCCCCTGTGCGCATCGGCGCGCACCATCTCTAACGCATTCGGGCTCAGGATTCGTATGTGCGGGTGTCAGCTTACCGACCTAACCCCCTCAGCTTAGCCGGTCGGGGCAATATCGCCGCGCGCCAAGTTTCGCGGTGAACCGCCGTGAAACCCATGTTGGGACTTTGAGATCCACAATTCGTCCGGCACTGCGTCGACGCTCGTGACGCCCGGATGGCGCCGTAGGAATACGGACCCACCGGGAATCGCTCGCCAGTTCCGCCCACGGCGCGACCCGGGCCGACCGCACAGTGCCGAAACCCTCTCGCCCGCAGCTCGATTCGGGAGGTTACGTGGTGCCCCTGTCCCCGGATTCGCCGGACTCGACGACCTTCGCGGGGTCCTCGATCACGTGATACACCGGATCGACCATGGATATGGGCCGGTTGCCCATCTGGCGGGCCTTTCCGGTGATCCTCAAGACCTGGCCGGGCTGGATGTCGGCGCCGCCATGGCCGGGGCGGAAGGTGATCTTCATTTCCCCGCTGTTGTCCCCGATGACGACCTGCCGAAAGGTGCGCCCGCGGTCGGTGACGTCCTCGACCTCGTTGACCCGCCCTTCGACGGTGGCCCGTTGCCCCGAGATCAGGCCGGCCACCAGGATCACCGACGCCGGCCGCTCGGGGTGCTCGTAGGCTTCCACCTTCTCGTCCTCGCCGCGGGACACCCACGCTTCGAGCTTGTCGATCTCCTGCGCGATCCGCTGCTCGAAGGTGTCGGGGTAGGCCTCCTTGATGCGCGATTCCACGTCGTAGGGCACGATCGTCGCCGCCGCATCGGGGATCAGGCTCACCGCGCGGGAGATCTTGTCCGCGGTGCGGTCATGCAGCAGCCGGCCCAGCAGCCGCGCGAACGTCCGGCGCGGCAGCAGCACGGTTACGTTGGTGCGCGGTTGGTCCTCGCGCGCCTTGGCGACCAGTAGCTGCGCGGCCCGGCTGACCCGCCGGTCGGGGCAGTCCACCACCCGCAGCGGGGTGTCGAGATCGAAGTGATCCCAGCGCTTGCGCAGTTGCGCGGCGTGGGCCGGGTCGACCATGAAATGCACCGCGGTCAGTTCGTCGGCGCGCAATCCCTTGCCGTAGCGCAACGCTTCGATCACCGCCAGGTCGACCGAGTCGACGAACACGAACACCCGATGGTGCGCGTACTTCACCAACTCCGGGCGGTCGGTGCGGAACATCTCGAGAATGGCTGCCTCGGCGCGGTATTCGCGGTTCAGCCGCATCAGCATGAACACCAGCAAGGGGAACACGACGACCACCAGCCAGGCGCCCTCGGTGAATTTGGCCACCGCGAAGATGCCGACCACGATCGTCGACAGGATCGCCGCGGACAGGTTGATCGCCAGGCGGCGGCGCCATGCCGGTTCGCGGTGCGTCAGATGGTGTCTGGTCATCCCGTAGCCGGCCATCGAGAACCCCGTGAACACCCCGATCGCGTAGAACGGGACCAGCGCGCTCACCGAGCCGCCGGTCACCACCAGCAACACCACCGACAGCGCCGTCAGGGTGATGATGCCGTTCGAAAAGACCAGGCGGTGCCCGCGTTTGGTGAGCTGGCGCGGCAGGAAGCGGTCCTCGGCGACGAAACTGGCCAGCGCCGGGAATCCGTTGAAACTGGTGTTCGCGCCGGTGAACAGGATGGCGGCGGTCGCGGCCTGGACCAGAACGAAGAAGACGTCGCCGATCACGCCGCTTCCGAAGACGGCGCGGCCGATCTGCGACAGCACCGACGGGTATTCGGTGAGATGCGGCGTCGCGTGCGTGACGTGCGCCAGGTAGGCGACGCCGGCCAGCAGCAGGCCCAGGATCGTGGCCATGGCGGTGAGCACCCGGCGCGCGTTGCGTCCCTGGGGCTTTCGGAAGTAATCGACCGTATTGGAGATCGCCTCCACCCCCGTCAGCGACGAACCCCCGTTGGCGAACGCGCGCAGCAACACCAAAATGGTGGCACCGAGCACCAACCCGTTGCCCTGGTGGACCGGCACGGTGCCGGCCATGCGCGCGGGATCGTAAACCGGCAGATTCCCCATAGCCGCGCGAATCACGCCGACCACGATGGTCAGGCCGACCATGACGATGAAGGAGTAGGTCGCCACCGCGAACGGCAGGCCCGCCTCCTTCAGGCCACGCAGGTTCGCGTAGCAGATGACAAGCACCACACCGACCGTGAGTTCGAGGCTGTACGGGCCCAGGGCGGGGATCGCCGAGACCACCGCCACGGTCCCGGCCGCCGCCTGCACCGCGACGGTCACCACGTAGTCGATCAGCAGCGCGGCGGCGGCGATCTGCGCCACCCGGGGCCCGAAATTGTCGCGCGCGACGATGTAGGAGCCGCCCGCCCGGGTGTAGGCCATCACCACCTGCCGATACGAGGCGGCCACCAGCACCAGGATCAGCAGGATGACACCGGTGATGGGAAGCAGCAGCAGGAAGGCGGCCAGCCCGGCGTGTGGCAGCAGTTCGATCAGGATCTGCTCCGGACCGTAGGCGACGGATGACACCGCGTCCGGCGAAAGGGCCCCCAGTGCAACCCCATTCGACAATTTCTCGGCGGCGATGTCCTCGGTGATGAGGGGCTTTCCCAGGAACACCCGCTTGACGATGTCCCCGACGGACAGGGGGATGCGCAGCTTGCCGGCCGACGTCGTCACGACCACCGTCCTTACCCGAGGTTGAGCGGGCGAAACACCTCCGATGCATTGTGCACGTTCGGCGCCGCGACGGGCGGGCAACCGGTGGGTGCCGGCTAGGCGAGCCGCCGCACCGCGGCGGCGATCCGCTCGTCGGTGGCCGTCAACGCGATCCGCACGTGTCGCGCGCCGCGCGGACCGTAGAAGTGCCCGGGCGCCACCAGGATGCCGCGTTCGGCCAGCCAGCGGACGCTGTCGCCGCACGACTCGCCGCGCGTGGCCCACAGGTAGAGGCCGGCTTCGGAGTGCTCGATGGCGAATCCGGCCGCGCGCAGCGCCGGCAGCAACGCGGCCCGCCGCCGTTCGTAGCGCTCCCGCTGCGCCCGCTCGTGCGCGTCGTCGTCCAGGGCGGCGACCATGGCCGCCTGCACCGGCGTCGGCACCATCATCCCGGCGTGTTTGCGCACCGCCAGTAGCTCGGCCACCAGATCGGGGTCACCGGCGACGAATCCGGCCCGGTAACCGGCCAGCGACGAGCTCTTCGACAGCGAGTGGATCGCAAGCAGCCCGCCATGGTCGCCGTCGCAGACCGACGGATGCAGGATCGACAGCGGTTGGGCCTCCCAGCCCAGGCCCAGGTAACACTCGTCGGAAGCCACGACGCTGCCCCGCTCGCGCGCCCAGCCGACCACTTTGCGCAGGTGGTCGACACCCAGCACGCGCCCGGTCGGGTTGCTCGGGGAGTTGAGGTAGACCAGCGCCGGCGATTGCGGGCCCAACTGGGTCAACGAATCGGCCCGCAGCACCGTCGCCCCGGCCAGCCGGGCCCCGACGTCGTAGGTCGGATACGCCAGCTCGGGCACCACGATGCCATCCGCGGGCCCCAGCCCCAGCAGGGTCGGGAGCCACGCGATGAGCTCCTTGGTGCCGATCACCGGCAACACGTCGGCCTCGGCCAGCCCGGTGACACCGAAGCGGCGGCCCAGCGCGGCGACCGCCGCTTGACGCAGTCGCGGGGTGCCGGCGGTGGCGGGATATCCGGGCGCGGACCCGGCGGCCGCCAGCGCCTCCTGTATCACCGGCGCGACCGGGTCGACCGGAGTCCCCACGGACAGGTCGACGATCCCGTCGGGATGGGAGCCGGCCAGCGCTTTGGCGTCGGCCAGGGTGTCCCAGGGGAACTCCGGCAGGGACGCCGACACCCGCCCGCGTGCGGCGCGCGGCCTCACCCCGGGCTGCTGCAGCACCGGCTCGCTCAGTCGCCCTCGCCCTGCGGCGGCAGATCCTTGACCACCTGCGGGTCGTTCTCGGTCATGCCGACCTTGGCGGCGCCGCCCGGCGATCCCAGCTCGGTGAAGAAGTCGGCGTTGATCTGCGTGTACTGGCTCCACTGCTCGGGCACATCGTCTTCGTAGTAGATGGCCTCCACCGGGCAGACCGGCTCGCACGCCCCGCAGTCGACGCACTCGTCCGGGTGGATGTAGAGCATCCGCGCGCCTTCGTAGATGCAGTCGACCGGGCACTCCTCGATGCATGCCTTGTCTTTGATGTCGACACAGGGCTCGGCGATCGTGTAGGTCACAGACGTCTCCTCCATGTACTACTTCGGTGTGGGCTGCTCTTCGGCTCGCGCCAGGTGCACTCGGCCGCTCCAGACAAAGCTTTCGGTTACTGATACTAGACGTAGCACATACAGGTCAACTACTTGGCACGCCCGTTAAATCAACGATCTAAGACTGCCAGTCTCGCACCCTGCGACCCGGGTCGCTTTCGCGGAGGGCGAACAGGGTCCACGCCCCGGATGACCTGCAGAAAGTCGCGCTTCGGTGGCGCCCCGCGATATCTGTTGCGATGGAAGGCTGCTCGCGGCGCCTGGTAATCTCGTCAAAAGGCGGCAGCCGTGGGGCAAATGTCGTCGCCGTGCTAGCGGTGCATTAACAGGGGAAGGGTGTCCACACATGGTGAGGCTGTCGTTGACCAAATTGACCGTTGCGGTTGGCAGCGCGGCAGTGGCGTTGACCGCCGCGGCCGGCATGGCGTCCGCGGACCCGACGGACGCAATCATCAACACCACGTGCAACTACGGGCAGGTGATCGCCGCGCTCAACGCCACCGATCCGGCGGCCGCGACGCAGTTGAACAGCTCGCCGCTGGCGCAGTCCTACATCCGCAGCTTCTTGGCCTCGCCGCCGCCCAAGCGCCAGCAGATGGCCCAGCAGATCCAGTCGATGCCGTCGGCGATGAAGTACTACGACGACATCAACCAGGTCGCGAACACCTGTAACAACTTCTGACCCGAGCGCACACGCGGTTCAGTAACCGCTGAGTAGGCCGCGCACGCGGCCCAGGGTTTTCGGGTCCGACGCGGCCTCGCACCGGGTGCCCGCGTCGGGTCGTCTCCGCTGCACCGCGTCCACGAAGGGACGCCACTGCGGGAACCGGGTCGTCGTCGATACGTCGGCTCGCGGCATCGGGGATACCCGCGCCTAAAACCGCTAAGCCGCCCGCGGGGCGTACGTGGTGGTGCGTTGCCGCGCCGGGCGCCCGATCCCCTCGGCGATCGCGGTCAGCTCCTCGACGGTCTTGGCCGACCCGTGCTCGGAGCCGGCCATCCGCGAGATGGTCTCCTCCATCAGCGTGCCGCCCAGATCGTTGGCACCGCCGTTGAGCATCACCTGGGTGCGCTCGACGCCCAACTTGACCCAGCTGGTCTGAATCTGGGAAATGCGGCCGTGCAACATGATTCGCGCCAACGCGTGCACGGCCCGATTGTCGCGGTGGGTGGGGCCGGGACGGGCCGCGCCGGCCAGATACAACGGCGAGCTCTGGTGCACGAACGGCAACGGCACGAACTCGGTGAACCCGCCGGTGCGGTCCTGGATCCCGCGCAACACGTTGAGGTGGCCCACCCAGTGTCGCGGGCTGTCGACGTGCCCGTACATCATCGTCGACGACGATCGCAGGCCCACCTCGTGTGCGGTGGTCACGATGTCGATCCACTCCGACGTCGGTAGCTTGCCCTTGGTCAGCACCCAGCGCACTTCGTCGTCCAGGATCTCGGCGGCCGTGCCCGGGATGGTGTCCAGCCCGGCCTCGCGCAGGCTGATCAGCCACTCGCGCACGCTGAGCCCACTCTTGGTCACGCCGTTGGCGATTTCCATCGGCGAGAAGGCGTGCACGTGCATCGACGGCACCCGCGCCTTGACGGCGCGGACCAGGTCGGCGTAGCCGGTGACGGGCAACTCCGGGTCGATCCCACCCTGCATGCACACCTCGGTGGCGCCCTCGACGTACGCCTCCCAGGCGCGGTTCGCCACCTCTTCGGTGGACAGCGAATACGCGTCGGCGTCGCCCTTGCGCTGCGCGAACGCGCAGAACCGGCAACCGGTATAGCAGAT
This genomic interval from Mycobacterium sp. SMC-2 contains the following:
- the cysC gene encoding adenylyl-sulfate kinase, whose translation is MSDNITWHEHHISREARERLNGHKGCVIWFTGLSASGKSTIANIVERKLYDRGVRSYLLDGDNVRHGLNAGPNLLQERHGTDFAKRFGLGFSAEDREENIRRLGAVAKLFCDAGVVSVTAFISPYRRDRDAVRATLGDGDFFEIFVDTPIEICEQRDPKGLYKKARAGEIRGFTGIDDPYEAPLSPELRLEGSTKDADTLAEEVIFYLETAGVVPARATACQGPDTHR